In Phocoena phocoena chromosome 19, mPhoPho1.1, whole genome shotgun sequence, a genomic segment contains:
- the CDC6 gene encoding cell division control protein 6 homolog translates to MPQTRSQSQATISFPKKKQPRTLDKAKNSSDTKLELTNVQAIPRSPCAKILPLSPRKRLGDDNLCNTPRLPPCSPPKQSKKENGPPRSRTSKGRRLVFDNQLTTESPSKREQARLHQNKICSSVPKGQDIATNSEQRCPLEKESACLRLLKQEGTCYQQAKQVLTTAVPDQLPAREKEMDVIRNFLREHICGKKAGSLYLSGAPGTGKTACLSRILQDLKKELKSFKTIMLNCMSLRSAQAVFPAIAQEICQEEVSRPAGKDIMRKLENHMTAEKGPMIVLVLDEMDQLDSRGQDVLYTVFEWPWLSNSRLVLIGIANTLDLTERILPRLQAREKCKPRLLNFPPYTKNQIATILQDRLNQASKDQVLDNAAIQFCARKVSAVSGDVRKALDVCRRAIEIVESDVKSQTILKPLSECKSPSESLVPKRVGVIHISQVISEVDGNRMTLSQEGAQDSFPLQQKILVCSLLLLTRQLKTKEVTLGKLYEAYSNVCRKQQVAAVDQSECLSLSGLLEARGIFGLKKNKETRFAKVSLKIEEKEIEHALKDRALVGNILATGLP, encoded by the exons ATGCCTCAAACCCGCTCCCAGTCACAGGCTACAATcagttttccaaaaaagaaacagCCTCGGACATTGGACAAAGCTAAAAACTCCAGCGACACCAAACTAGAACTGACAAATGTCCAGGCCATACCCCGTTCTCCTTGTGCAAAAATTCTGCCTCTTAGCCCCAGAAAACGTCTGG GTGACGACAACCTGTGTAACACTCCCCGTTTACCTCCCTGTTCTCCACCAAagcaaagcaagaaagaaaatggtccCCCTCGCTCACGTACATCTAAGGGGCGCAGATTGGTATTTGACAATCAGCTGACAACGGAGTCTCCTAGCAAAAGAGAACAAGCCAGACTTCACCAAAACAAAATATGTTCCTCAGTTCCAAAAGGTCAAGACATCGCAACAAATTCTGAGCAGAGATGTCCACTGGAGAAAGAATCTGCATGTCTGAGACTTCTCAAGCAAGAAG GCACTTGCTACCAGCAAGCAAAGCAGGTCCTGACTACAGCTGTCCCAGATCAGCTGCCTGCCAGGGAAAAGGAGATGGATGTCATCAGGAATTTCCTGAGGGAGCACATCTGTGGGAAGAAAGCTGGAAGTCTTTATCTTTCTGGTGCTCCTGGAACTGGAAAAACTGCCTGCTTAAGCCGAATTCTGCAGGACCTCAAG AAGGAACTGAAAAGCTTTAAAACTATCATGCTGAATTGCATGTCCTTGAGGAGTGCCCAGGCTGTATTCCCAGCCATTGCTCAGGAGATTTGTCAGGAAGAAGTATCCAGGCCAGCTGGGAAGGACATAATGAGGAAACTGGAAAACCATATGACTGCGGAGAAGGGCCCCATGAT tgTGTTGGTGTTGGACGAGATGGATCAGCTGGACAGCAGAGGGCAGGACGTACTGTACACAGTGTTTGAATGGCCATGGCTAAGCAATTCTCGGTTGGTGCTGATTG GTATTGCTAATACCCTGGATCTCACAGAAAGAATTCTGCCAAGGCTTCAAGCTAGAGAAAAATGTAAGCCACGGCTGTTGAACTTCCCACCTTACACCAAAAATCAGATAGCCACTATCCTGCAGGATCGACTTAATCAG GCATCTAAAGATCAGGTCCTGGACAATGCTGCCATTCAGTTCTGTGCCCGCAAAGTCTCTGCTGTTTCGGGAGATGTTCGCAAAGCGCTGGATGTTTGCAG gaggGCTATTGAAATTGTAGAGTCGGATGTCAAAAGCCAGACTATCCTCAAACCACTGTCTGAAT gtAAATCACCCTCTGAGTCACTGGTTCCCAAGCGGGTTGGTGTTATTCACATATCACAAGTCATTTCGGAAGTTGATGGAAACAGAATGACTTTGAGCCAAGAAGGAGCACAAGATTCCTTCCCTCTTCAGCAGAAGATCTTGGTCTGCTCTTTGCTGCTCTTGACCAGGCAGCTGAAAACCAAAGAGGTCACTCTGGGGAAG TTATATGAAGCCTATAGTAACGTCTGTCGCAAACAGCAGGTGGCAGCTGTGGACCAGTCAGAGTGTTTGTCACTTTCAGGGCTCTTGGAGGCCAGAGGCATTTTCggattaaagaaaaacaaggaaacgcGTTTCGCAAAG GTGTCTCTGAAGattgaagagaaggaaatagagCATGCTCTGAAGGACAGAGCTTTAGTTGGAAATATCTTAGCTACTGGATTGccttaa